The following are encoded in a window of Nocardioides houyundeii genomic DNA:
- the kdpA gene encoding potassium-transporting ATPase subunit KdpA has product MSDTVAGLLQIAALVVLLASVYVPLGDYMARVYTGASHLRVERVVYRLSGVNPESSQSPKAYALSVVGFSLVSIVVLMGILLGQAHLPMSRDLGGMDLWMSLNTAVSFVANTNWQSYGGESTLGFTAQMAGLAVQNFLSAAVGMAVAVALIRGFVRTRSSELGNFWVDLVRGTLRILLPMALLGAVLLMAGGVVQTFTDTTMSTLAGHDQVLTGGPVASQEAIKVLGTNGGGFFNANSAHPFENPNAFTNLLQIFLMLVIPISLTRTLGTMLGNRRQGLAVLGAMGALMAVSLAVITAAEAGARSQAARAAGAAMEGKETRFGEWSSALFGMVSTGTSTGAVNSAHDSFTPVGGGGVLVNMMLGEITPGGVGSGIYGILIMAIVAVFIAGLMVGRTPELLGKKIGARQMTYVALYTLTTPTLVLVGTGAAIALGSTPEAMGNAGGHGFSEVLYAYTSGANNNGSAFGGITVTSAFFQITLALAMLLGRLVPIVLVLLLAGSLAEQAKVPTSAGTLPTHKPLFVALLVAVILIFGGLTYFPALSLGPIAEALA; this is encoded by the coding sequence ATGAGCGACACCGTGGCCGGGCTGCTGCAGATCGCCGCCCTGGTCGTGCTGCTGGCCAGCGTGTACGTGCCTCTGGGCGACTACATGGCGCGGGTCTACACCGGTGCCTCGCACCTGCGGGTGGAGCGGGTGGTCTACCGGCTCTCCGGCGTGAACCCCGAGTCCAGCCAGAGCCCCAAGGCGTACGCGCTGAGTGTCGTGGGCTTCTCGCTGGTGAGCATCGTCGTCCTCATGGGGATCCTGCTGGGTCAGGCCCACCTGCCGATGAGCCGGGACCTCGGTGGCATGGACCTGTGGATGTCGCTGAACACCGCGGTCTCGTTCGTGGCCAACACCAACTGGCAGTCCTACGGCGGAGAGTCGACGCTGGGCTTCACGGCCCAGATGGCGGGGCTCGCGGTGCAGAACTTCCTGTCCGCCGCGGTGGGCATGGCCGTGGCGGTGGCGTTGATCCGGGGGTTCGTCCGGACGCGCAGCTCCGAGCTTGGCAACTTCTGGGTGGACCTGGTCCGCGGCACCCTCCGGATCCTGCTGCCGATGGCACTGCTGGGTGCGGTGCTGCTGATGGCCGGTGGGGTGGTGCAGACCTTCACCGACACCACGATGAGCACGCTCGCGGGCCACGACCAGGTCCTCACCGGCGGCCCCGTCGCCAGCCAGGAGGCCATCAAGGTCCTGGGCACCAACGGCGGCGGCTTCTTCAACGCCAACTCCGCTCACCCGTTTGAGAACCCCAACGCGTTCACGAACCTGCTGCAGATCTTCCTGATGCTGGTGATCCCGATCAGCCTGACCCGGACCCTCGGCACGATGCTGGGCAACCGACGCCAGGGCCTGGCCGTCCTGGGCGCCATGGGTGCCTTGATGGCGGTCTCCCTGGCCGTCATCACGGCCGCCGAGGCAGGGGCGCGCTCCCAGGCCGCCCGGGCCGCGGGCGCCGCCATGGAGGGCAAGGAGACCAGGTTCGGCGAATGGTCCTCGGCCCTGTTCGGCATGGTCTCCACCGGTACCTCGACAGGTGCGGTCAACTCCGCCCACGACTCCTTCACCCCGGTCGGGGGAGGCGGGGTGCTGGTCAACATGATGCTCGGGGAGATCACTCCCGGCGGCGTCGGCTCCGGGATCTACGGCATCCTGATCATGGCCATCGTGGCCGTCTTCATCGCCGGCCTCATGGTCGGTCGCACTCCGGAGCTGCTGGGGAAGAAGATCGGTGCCCGGCAGATGACCTACGTCGCCCTGTACACGCTGACGACGCCCACTCTGGTGCTGGTCGGCACCGGGGCCGCGATAGCGCTCGGCTCCACCCCCGAGGCCATGGGCAATGCCGGGGGACACGGCTTCAGCGAGGTGCTCTACGCCTACACCTCCGGCGCCAACAACAACGGCAGTGCCTTCGGCGGTATCACCGTGACCTCGGCGTTCTTCCAGATCACGCTGGCCCTGGCCATGCTCCTGGGCCGTCTGGTGCCCATCGTGCTGGTCCTGCTGCTCGCCGGATCCCTCGCCGAGCAGGCGAAGGTCCCCACGAGCGCCGGGACCCTGCCCACCCACAAGCCGCTGTTCGTGGCGCTCCTGGTGGCCGTGATCTTGATCTTCGGCGGCCTCACCTACTTCCCCGCTCTCTCCCTCGGACCCATCGCGGAGGCACTCGCATGA
- the kdpB gene encoding potassium-transporting ATPase subunit KdpB, which yields MTTTSTPSSTQPRPPDRSTPPAVPEQTPTRRHAPGLSLRTLAAQGVEQFPEALRKLDPRHLWRSPVMFLVWLGSVVTTLAAIADPSVFAILLALWLWLTVIFGNLAEAVAEGRGKAQAASLRAARSDTVARRLDQAGVEARVPGTQLEVGDRVVVEAGEVIPGDGDIVEGIASVDESAITGESAPVIREAGGDRSAVTGGTKVLSDRIVVRITAAAGETFLDKMIALVEGTSRRKTPNEIALSILLTSLTLVFLAAVATLAPMAEYAGAPQDVVVLVALLVCLIPTTIGALLSAIGIAGMDRLVRVNVLAMSGRAVEAAGDVSTLLLDKTGTITYGNRRATRFVAAPGVSETELRDTARLSSLADQTPEGRSIVELALAQGADDRALPGGASFVEFTAQTRMSGVDLADGTEIRKGAASALAAWGEATPAPEVLDAIDEIARQGGTPLVIAVKDRASKPGSEQHRVLGVVHLKDVVKEGMTERFAELRSMGIRTVMITGDNALTARAIAEEAGVDDFLAEATPEDKMDYIRKEQAGGRLVAMTGDGTNDAPALAAADVGVAMNSGTAAAKEAGNMVDLDSDPTKLIDIVEIGKQLLITRGALTTFSIANDVAKYFAIIPAMFVVAYPSLDLLNVMALATPESAILSAVIFNALVIVALIPLALRGVRFRATSATSVLRRNMVVFGLGGVLVPFLGIKLLDLLVSTIPGIG from the coding sequence ATGACCACCACGTCCACCCCGTCGTCCACCCAGCCGAGGCCGCCCGACCGGTCCACGCCTCCAGCGGTCCCCGAGCAGACGCCCACGCGTCGCCACGCGCCGGGCCTGAGCCTGCGGACCCTGGCCGCACAAGGGGTCGAGCAGTTCCCCGAGGCGCTGCGCAAGCTCGACCCCCGTCACCTGTGGCGCTCACCGGTGATGTTCCTGGTCTGGCTGGGCTCGGTCGTCACCACCCTCGCCGCCATCGCCGATCCCAGCGTGTTCGCGATCCTGCTCGCGCTCTGGCTATGGCTCACGGTCATCTTCGGCAACCTGGCCGAAGCCGTCGCCGAAGGACGGGGGAAGGCCCAGGCGGCCTCCCTGCGGGCAGCCCGCAGCGACACCGTGGCCAGGCGGCTGGACCAGGCGGGCGTCGAGGCACGCGTGCCGGGCACCCAGCTCGAGGTCGGGGACCGGGTCGTGGTCGAGGCGGGAGAGGTCATTCCAGGTGACGGGGACATCGTGGAGGGCATCGCCTCGGTGGACGAGTCCGCCATCACCGGCGAGTCCGCCCCGGTGATCCGAGAGGCCGGTGGGGACCGCAGCGCGGTCACCGGTGGCACCAAGGTGCTCTCGGACCGGATCGTGGTCCGGATCACCGCCGCCGCCGGCGAGACGTTCCTGGACAAGATGATCGCGCTGGTCGAGGGGACCTCGCGTCGCAAGACCCCCAACGAGATCGCGTTGTCGATCCTGCTGACCAGCCTGACGCTGGTGTTCCTGGCCGCCGTGGCCACGCTCGCCCCGATGGCCGAGTACGCCGGCGCGCCGCAGGACGTCGTGGTGCTCGTGGCGCTGCTGGTCTGCCTGATCCCGACGACGATCGGAGCCTTGCTCTCCGCCATCGGCATCGCCGGCATGGACCGTCTGGTGCGGGTCAACGTGCTGGCCATGTCGGGCCGTGCGGTGGAGGCCGCCGGCGACGTGAGCACCCTGCTGCTGGACAAGACCGGCACCATCACCTACGGGAACCGGCGTGCCACCAGGTTCGTCGCCGCCCCCGGGGTGAGCGAGACCGAGCTGCGGGACACCGCCCGGCTCTCCAGCCTGGCCGACCAGACGCCGGAGGGACGCTCCATCGTCGAGCTGGCGCTGGCCCAGGGCGCCGACGACCGGGCACTGCCAGGTGGCGCGAGCTTCGTGGAGTTCACCGCGCAGACCCGGATGTCGGGTGTCGACCTGGCTGACGGCACCGAGATCCGCAAGGGGGCCGCCTCCGCGCTGGCGGCCTGGGGTGAGGCCACGCCCGCGCCCGAGGTCCTCGACGCCATCGACGAGATCGCGCGTCAGGGCGGAACCCCGCTGGTCATCGCGGTGAAGGACCGAGCCTCGAAGCCCGGGTCCGAGCAGCACCGGGTGCTGGGTGTCGTGCATCTCAAGGACGTGGTCAAGGAGGGCATGACCGAGCGGTTCGCCGAGCTCCGGTCGATGGGCATCCGCACGGTGATGATCACCGGGGACAACGCCCTCACCGCCAGGGCCATCGCGGAGGAGGCCGGGGTGGACGACTTCCTGGCCGAGGCCACCCCCGAGGACAAGATGGACTACATCCGCAAGGAGCAGGCCGGGGGTCGGCTGGTCGCCATGACCGGTGACGGCACCAACGATGCTCCGGCCCTGGCTGCCGCCGACGTGGGAGTCGCGATGAACAGCGGCACCGCGGCTGCCAAGGAGGCCGGCAACATGGTCGACCTCGACTCCGACCCCACCAAGCTGATCGACATCGTCGAGATCGGCAAGCAGCTGCTCATCACGCGCGGCGCGCTGACCACCTTCTCGATCGCCAACGACGTCGCCAAGTACTTCGCGATCATCCCGGCCATGTTCGTGGTGGCCTACCCGTCGCTGGACCTGCTCAACGTAATGGCGCTGGCCACGCCCGAGTCCGCGATCCTCTCCGCGGTGATCTTCAACGCCCTGGTCATCGTCGCCCTGATCCCGCTCGCCCTGCGTGGCGTGAGGTTCCGGGCGACCTCGGCCACCAGCGTCCTGCGCCGCAACATGGTCGTCTTCGGCCTCGGCGGTGTCCTCGTGCCCTTCCTCGGCATCAAGCTCCTTGACCTGCTCGTCTCCACCATCCCCGGAATCGGTTGA
- a CDS encoding DUF4118 domain-containing protein: MERGNLRVYLGAAPGVGKTFAMLDEAQRRVSRGTDVVVAYVETHGRSGTERELEGLEVVPRRRVCYRGTQQEEMDLAAVLARNPAVALVDELAHTNVPGSGFAKRWQDVEALRDAGIEVITTVNIQHLASLNDVTEAITGVRQRETVPDAVVRSADQIELVDMSPQALRRRMAHGNIYAPDKVDAAQSQFFREGNLTALRELALLWLADRVDEGLERYRDQHRIASSWPTRERIVVPVAGGPESVTLMRRAARIASRGSGTQWLALYVSRHDGLTALAPDQLAQLRDQTEELGGTLHTVVGDDPAEAILAFARGENATQLIVGASRRGRGSTLLRPGVGERVIAGAGDIDIHIVTHDYARAGTRWRAAESLSSHRRRLGFVFAVVAPAILSALLIWTADVHGLPTESMALMVVVVVTALIGGLVPAVVAALTSGVLLNLLFTPPLHTLTIREPENAFAILLFVVVGIAVSTVVDTAARRTTQAAQARAEADALTVLSHSVLNADDDLDGLLASACELLNARGASLLRAGSGGVQEVLASHGAGPESPEQADLVATVDSRTTLALSGTNLPASDRGLLNAYAAYARVMDERRAARAAEAERRQLAETDRTRTALLAAVSHDLRSPLAAVKVAVSSLRSPDIVWSQQDEADLLETIEESTDKLTALVANLLDMSRISTGTLRVSLLRVSLASVVRNAVRSLEGGDRIEVDLDDETDVMADPGLLDRVVANVCENALKYTPRGASIMLDCAVTPHRTLLRIADGGPGVQDRDRHLLFAPFQRLGDVPGPDGVGLGLAVARGFTEAMGGTITTEETPGGGLTFVLELQSPVQEAP, translated from the coding sequence ATGGAACGTGGCAACCTCCGGGTCTACCTCGGCGCGGCACCCGGGGTCGGGAAGACCTTCGCCATGCTCGACGAGGCGCAGCGGCGCGTCTCCCGCGGCACCGACGTCGTCGTGGCCTACGTCGAGACGCATGGCCGCAGCGGCACCGAGCGAGAGCTCGAGGGTCTCGAGGTGGTGCCGCGGCGCCGGGTCTGCTACCGGGGAACGCAGCAGGAGGAGATGGACCTGGCCGCCGTGCTGGCCCGGAACCCCGCTGTGGCGCTCGTCGACGAGCTGGCGCACACCAACGTGCCCGGAAGCGGGTTCGCGAAGCGATGGCAGGACGTCGAGGCGCTGCGCGACGCGGGGATCGAGGTGATCACCACGGTCAACATCCAGCATCTCGCCTCGCTCAACGACGTCACCGAGGCCATCACGGGGGTGCGTCAGCGCGAGACCGTCCCCGATGCGGTGGTGCGCTCCGCCGACCAGATCGAGCTGGTCGACATGAGTCCCCAGGCGCTCCGCCGCCGGATGGCGCACGGCAACATCTATGCCCCCGACAAGGTCGACGCCGCCCAGTCCCAGTTCTTCCGTGAAGGCAACCTGACGGCGCTGCGCGAGCTCGCTCTGCTGTGGCTGGCCGACCGCGTCGACGAGGGTCTGGAGCGTTATCGCGACCAGCACCGCATCGCCTCCAGCTGGCCGACCCGGGAGCGGATCGTGGTGCCCGTCGCGGGTGGACCGGAGTCGGTGACCCTGATGCGTCGCGCGGCCCGGATCGCCTCACGTGGCTCGGGCACCCAGTGGCTGGCGCTCTACGTGTCACGACACGACGGGCTGACCGCGCTGGCGCCGGACCAGCTGGCCCAGCTCCGGGACCAGACCGAGGAGCTCGGAGGCACCCTGCACACCGTCGTGGGCGACGACCCCGCGGAGGCCATCCTCGCCTTCGCCCGCGGCGAGAACGCCACCCAGCTCATCGTGGGCGCCAGCAGGCGGGGCCGCGGCTCCACCCTGCTGCGCCCGGGTGTGGGGGAGCGGGTCATCGCCGGTGCCGGGGACATCGACATCCACATCGTCACCCACGACTATGCACGCGCCGGCACGCGCTGGCGCGCGGCGGAGAGCCTCAGCAGCCATCGGCGGCGCCTGGGGTTCGTCTTCGCCGTCGTGGCCCCGGCGATCCTCAGCGCCTTGCTGATCTGGACCGCCGACGTGCACGGGCTGCCCACCGAGTCGATGGCCCTGATGGTGGTGGTGGTCGTCACCGCCCTGATCGGGGGACTGGTCCCCGCGGTGGTCGCGGCGCTGACCAGCGGAGTGCTCCTCAACCTGCTGTTCACCCCGCCGCTGCACACCCTGACCATCAGGGAGCCGGAGAACGCGTTCGCCATCCTGCTCTTCGTGGTGGTCGGCATCGCGGTCTCCACCGTCGTGGACACCGCTGCCCGGCGTACCACTCAGGCGGCCCAGGCACGCGCGGAGGCTGACGCGCTGACCGTGCTGTCGCACAGCGTGCTCAACGCCGACGACGACCTGGACGGACTGCTCGCCTCAGCCTGCGAGCTGCTGAACGCCCGCGGCGCCTCCCTGCTCCGCGCAGGATCGGGCGGGGTCCAGGAGGTCCTCGCCAGCCACGGCGCCGGCCCGGAGAGCCCCGAGCAGGCGGACCTGGTGGCGACGGTCGACTCGAGGACCACACTGGCCCTCAGTGGAACCAACCTGCCCGCCTCCGACCGGGGACTGCTCAATGCGTACGCCGCCTACGCCAGGGTGATGGACGAACGGCGGGCGGCCCGCGCCGCCGAGGCCGAGCGGCGACAGCTCGCCGAGACCGATCGGACGCGCACCGCCCTGCTGGCGGCGGTCTCGCACGACCTGCGATCCCCGTTGGCCGCGGTCAAGGTCGCGGTCTCCAGCCTGCGCAGCCCCGACATCGTGTGGTCCCAGCAGGACGAGGCCGACTTGCTCGAGACGATCGAGGAGTCCACGGACAAGCTGACCGCCCTGGTGGCCAACCTGCTGGACATGAGCCGCATCAGCACCGGGACCCTGCGTGTGTCGTTGCTGAGGGTTTCGTTGGCGTCGGTGGTGCGCAACGCCGTGCGGTCGCTGGAGGGTGGGGACCGGATCGAGGTGGACCTCGACGACGAGACCGACGTCATGGCTGACCCGGGGCTGCTGGACAGAGTGGTGGCCAACGTGTGTGAGAACGCCCTGAAGTACACCCCGCGCGGGGCATCCATCATGCTCGACTGCGCGGTGACGCCCCATCGCACCCTCCTGCGCATCGCGGACGGCGGGCCCGGCGTCCAGGACCGCGACCGGCACCTGCTGTTCGCGCCGTTCCAGCGGCTCGGCGACGTCCCCGGTCCGGACGGCGTGGGGCTCGGGCTCGCCGTGGCGCGCGGGTTCACCGAGGCGATGGGTGGCACCATCACCACCGAGGAGACCCCCGGTGGGGGACTCACCTTCGTCCTCGAGCTGCAGTCACCCGTCCAGGAAGCCCCATGA
- a CDS encoding response regulator, giving the protein MTFVLVVDDDPAIRRTLSINLRARDYDVETAGDGRSALQIVEERTPDVILLDLGLPDLDGVMLLQRLRVITRAPVIVVSARTSSDDKVEALDLGAVDFITKPFSIEELLARIRAAARRTAGERTSACVQVAGLVLDVGDSRASRAGTEIHLTPIEWKIVDHLVRRRGRLVRQAELLQSVWGPSYERQTNYLRVHMSSIRRKLESDPTRPVLFVTEPGMGYRFAPDDGNQSRAGDV; this is encoded by the coding sequence ATGACCTTCGTCCTCGTCGTCGACGACGACCCCGCCATCCGTCGCACCCTGTCGATCAACCTCAGGGCCCGCGACTACGACGTGGAGACGGCAGGCGATGGACGCTCCGCGCTGCAGATCGTCGAGGAACGGACGCCGGACGTGATCCTGCTCGATCTCGGACTGCCCGACCTCGACGGCGTCATGCTGCTCCAGCGGCTCAGGGTGATCACGCGCGCGCCCGTGATCGTGGTGTCCGCACGCACCAGCTCCGACGACAAGGTGGAGGCGCTGGACCTGGGGGCCGTCGACTTCATCACCAAGCCCTTCTCGATCGAGGAGCTGCTCGCCCGGATCCGCGCCGCGGCCCGGCGTACCGCAGGCGAGCGGACGTCGGCCTGCGTCCAGGTGGCGGGGCTGGTGCTGGACGTCGGTGACTCGCGGGCCTCCCGGGCGGGGACGGAGATCCACCTGACCCCGATCGAGTGGAAGATCGTCGACCATCTCGTGCGCCGCCGGGGACGGCTCGTCCGGCAGGCCGAGCTCCTGCAGTCGGTGTGGGGTCCCAGCTACGAGCGGCAGACCAACTACCTGCGGGTCCACATGTCCAGCATCCGGCGCAAGCTGGAGAGCGACCCCACCAGGCCCGTCCTGTTCGTGACCGAACCGGGCATGGGCTACCGGTTCGCTCCCGACGACGGGAACCAAAGCAGGGCCGGGGACGTTTGA
- a CDS encoding hemolysin family protein has product MVSASLTLGLGLLVVVLITVVTGYFVAQEFAYMSVDRSRLGARAAAGDGAAARALRVTGRTSFMLSGAQLGITVTGLLVGYVAEPLIGESLGTLLGGVGVPTAVGLAVGTILALLVSTVVQMVFGELFPKNLAIARPEPLARWLATSTLVYLKLAGWLIAVFDQSSNLLLRALRIEPVHDVEHSATARDLEHIVASSRETGDLPVELSMLLDRVLDFPGETVEHAMIPRVRVDSVLDSVGVPELRRVMAGGHSRYPVLDGDGRVVGVVHLVDLLHVAEDSAGVTARDLARPALMLPTLMRLPDAVGELARTRNQLACVLDEHGGFAGVLTVEDLAEELVGEITDEHDRQPAPEVAPVPGQRVWTVSGDSHVDEVERSLGRDLPDGDYETLGGLVIAHHGRFPEVGEIVRVPLPIDPGSWAQAVDPVPEHALLEVLEVVDHIPARVRITWEEPR; this is encoded by the coding sequence ATGGTGAGCGCCTCGCTGACCCTGGGCCTCGGGCTGCTGGTGGTGGTGCTGATCACCGTGGTCACGGGCTACTTCGTGGCCCAGGAGTTCGCCTACATGTCGGTGGACAGGTCCCGGCTGGGCGCGCGTGCCGCAGCCGGCGACGGCGCCGCCGCCCGGGCGCTGCGCGTGACCGGGCGTACCTCGTTCATGCTCTCGGGAGCCCAGCTCGGCATCACGGTCACCGGGCTGCTCGTCGGCTATGTCGCCGAGCCGCTGATCGGGGAGTCCCTGGGCACGCTGCTGGGCGGGGTGGGCGTCCCCACCGCGGTGGGCCTGGCCGTCGGCACCATCCTGGCGCTGCTCGTCTCGACCGTCGTCCAGATGGTGTTCGGCGAGCTGTTCCCCAAGAACCTCGCGATCGCCAGACCAGAGCCGTTGGCCCGGTGGCTGGCGACCTCCACCCTGGTCTACCTCAAGCTGGCCGGGTGGCTGATCGCGGTCTTCGACCAGTCCTCCAACCTGCTCCTGCGCGCGCTGCGGATCGAGCCGGTGCACGACGTGGAGCACTCCGCGACCGCGCGGGACCTGGAGCACATCGTGGCGTCCTCCCGCGAGACCGGCGACCTGCCCGTCGAGCTGTCGATGCTGCTGGACAGGGTGCTGGACTTCCCCGGCGAGACGGTGGAGCACGCCATGATCCCCCGGGTGCGCGTCGACTCCGTGCTGGACAGCGTCGGCGTCCCCGAGCTGCGCCGGGTCATGGCCGGAGGACACTCCCGGTACCCCGTGCTTGACGGGGACGGCCGGGTGGTGGGCGTGGTCCACCTCGTCGACCTCCTGCACGTGGCCGAGGACAGCGCAGGGGTGACGGCGCGGGACCTGGCGCGCCCGGCCCTGATGCTGCCGACGCTGATGCGGTTGCCCGATGCCGTCGGGGAGCTCGCGCGGACTCGCAACCAGCTCGCCTGCGTCCTGGACGAGCACGGTGGCTTCGCCGGTGTGCTGACGGTCGAGGACCTGGCCGAGGAGCTCGTCGGCGAGATCACCGACGAGCACGACCGGCAGCCCGCCCCGGAGGTCGCCCCCGTGCCCGGTCAGCGCGTCTGGACGGTCTCCGGGGACTCGCACGTCGACGAGGTCGAGCGGTCCCTGGGTCGCGACCTGCCCGACGGGGACTACGAGACGCTCGGTGGGCTGGTCATCGCCCACCACGGCCGCTTCCCCGAGGTCGGCGAGATCGTCCGGGTCCCGCTGCCCATCGATCCTGGCAGCTGGGCCCAGGCCGTGGACCCGGTGCCGGAGCACGCCCTGCTCGAAGTGCTGGAGGTCGTCGACCACATCCCCGCACGGGTCCGCATCACGTGGGAGGAGCCCCGATGA
- a CDS encoding hemolysin family protein → MTDNPLIVACATAAIIALSAFFVAVEFALIAARTNRLEDAAATSRSARAALRSSSELTLLLAGSQLGITVCTLALGALTKPAVHHWLTPVFETWGLPAWGADAAGFVLALAIVTFLHLVVGEMAPKSWAIAHPERSAIMLALPMRAFMWATRPVLRALNESANWCLRRVGVDPDEDASPGQDPAALRHLVEHSVNVGALDASYSGQFSSALDLQTMTLDELVPRVPLSFVSRGATVAEVQAVSRESGHLRILVRDAGPGQVHYGAVIHVRDTLVRPAGERIDHLVRPVRTLPHSTSIYEALAHMRRTGSQLVLVTQDGSTVGVITMADLLARLFPHAQGVSVAPGA, encoded by the coding sequence ATGACCGACAACCCCCTGATCGTGGCGTGCGCGACCGCGGCCATCATCGCGCTGAGCGCCTTCTTCGTGGCAGTCGAGTTCGCTCTGATCGCGGCTCGCACCAACCGCCTCGAGGACGCCGCGGCCACCAGCCGGTCCGCGCGGGCGGCACTGCGCAGCTCCTCCGAGCTCACCCTGCTGCTGGCCGGGTCCCAGCTGGGCATCACCGTCTGCACGCTGGCCCTCGGAGCACTGACGAAACCGGCCGTGCACCACTGGCTCACCCCGGTCTTCGAGACCTGGGGCCTGCCGGCCTGGGGTGCTGACGCCGCAGGCTTCGTGCTGGCGTTGGCGATCGTCACCTTCTTGCACCTGGTGGTGGGGGAGATGGCACCCAAGTCGTGGGCCATCGCCCATCCCGAGCGGTCGGCCATCATGTTGGCCCTCCCGATGAGGGCTTTCATGTGGGCGACCAGACCGGTCCTGCGGGCACTCAACGAGTCGGCCAACTGGTGCCTGCGCAGGGTCGGGGTCGACCCGGACGAGGATGCCTCGCCGGGACAGGACCCCGCGGCACTGCGTCATCTGGTCGAGCACTCGGTCAACGTGGGCGCCCTGGACGCCAGCTACTCCGGCCAGTTCTCCAGCGCCCTCGACCTCCAGACCATGACCTTGGACGAGCTCGTGCCGCGGGTGCCGCTCAGCTTCGTGAGCCGGGGCGCCACGGTCGCCGAGGTCCAGGCCGTGTCACGTGAATCGGGCCATCTGCGGATCCTGGTCCGGGACGCGGGACCCGGGCAGGTGCACTACGGCGCGGTGATCCACGTGCGCGACACCCTGGTCCGTCCCGCGGGCGAGCGCATCGACCACCTGGTACGCCCGGTGCGCACCCTGCCGCACAGCACCTCGATCTATGAGGCACTGGCGCACATGCGGCGCACCGGCAGCCAGCTGGTGCTCGTGACCCAGGACGGGTCCACGGTGGGTGTGATCACGATGGCGGACCTGCTGGCCCGCCTCTTCCCGCACGCCCAGGGCGTGTCGGTGGCGCCGGGAGCCTGA
- a CDS encoding metal-sensitive transcriptional regulator, whose translation MELDPTQMTPVINRIKRAQGQLAGVLRLLEEGRDCEDVVTQLAAVSKALDRAGFAIVASGLQQCLAAGDGTDSVDVKKMEKLFLSLA comes from the coding sequence ATGGAGCTCGACCCCACTCAGATGACGCCGGTGATCAACCGGATCAAGCGCGCCCAGGGCCAGCTGGCCGGCGTGCTGCGCCTGCTCGAGGAGGGCCGCGACTGCGAGGACGTCGTCACCCAGCTGGCCGCGGTCTCCAAGGCGCTGGACCGCGCCGGGTTCGCGATCGTCGCCTCCGGCCTGCAGCAGTGCCTGGCCGCCGGCGACGGCACCGACAGCGTCGACGTCAAGAAGATGGAGAAGCTCTTCCTCTCGCTGGCCTGA